In Raphanus sativus cultivar WK10039 chromosome 5, ASM80110v3, whole genome shotgun sequence, the following proteins share a genomic window:
- the LOC108861792 gene encoding uncharacterized protein LOC108861792, whose translation MSKRRTDNDTESGTATPLDRFGFLKQEHAISPDRFSKARTTASSTDHDREERKVRKWRKMIGVGGSDWKHYVRRKPNVVKRRIRKGIPDCLRGLVWQLISGSRDLLLMNPGVYEQLVIYETSASELDIIRDISRTFPSHVFFQKRHGPGQRSLYNVLKAYSVYDRDVGYVQGMGFIAGLLLLYMSEEDAFWLLVALLKGAVHAPMEGLYHAGLPLVQQYLFQLESLVKELIPKLGEHFTQEMINPSMYASQWFITVFSYSFPFPLALRIWDVFLSEGVKIVFKVGLALLKYCQDELVKLPFEKLIHALKTFPEDAMNPDTLLPLAYPIKVSKRLEELKVDYEKTIAKPVQP comes from the exons ATGAGTAAAAGAAGAACAGACAATGACACCGAGTCGGGAACAGCCACTCCGCTGGATAGATTCGGGTTCCTCAAGCAAGAACATGCCATTTCTCCTGATCGTTTCAGCAAGGCTAGAACAACTGCATCATCCACTGACCATGACAG AGAGGAGAGAAAGGTGAGGAAATGGAGGAAGATGATTGGGGTTGGAGGCAGTGACTGGAAGCATTACGTTAGAAGGAAACCTAATGTTGTCAAAAGGCGTATACGTAAAGGCATCCCTGATTGTTTAAGAGGTCTTGTTTGGCAGTTAATCTCTGGTAGCCGTGACCTTTTGCTTATGAATCCTGGTGTTTATGAG CAATTGGTGATTTATGAGACATCGGCATCAGAACTTGATATCATCCGAGACATATCTCGTACTTTCCCATCCCATGTTTTCTTTCAGAAGCGACATGGACCTGGACAAAGATCCCTCTACAATGTCCTTAAGGCCTACTCTGTTTATGACAGAGATGTTGGATATGTTCAG GGGATGGGTTTTATAGCCGGTCTGTTGCTTCTCTATATGAGCGAAGAAGATGCCTTCTGGTTATTAGTTGCATTACTCAAAGGAGCTGTTCATGCTCCAATGGAAGGATTGTATCAT GCAGGGCTTCCTCTTGTACAGCAATACCTGTTTCAGTTAGAAAGCTTGGTAAAGGAGCTAATTCCAAAGCTGGGAGAACATTTTACCCAAGAGATGATCAATCCGAGTATGTATGCAAGTCAGTGGTTCATCACCGTCTTCTCTTATTCATTTCCTTTCCCTTTGGCTCTTCGGATATGGGATGTGTTTCTCTCTGAg GGAGTTAAAATTGTGTTCAAAGTGGGCTTAGCTTTGTTGAAGTATTGCCAAGATGAGCTG GTAAAGTTACCGTTTGAGAAACTGATACATGCTCTGAAAACTTTCCCTGAAGATGCAATGAATCCGGATACCTTGCTTCCATTGGCCTACCCCATTAAg GTATCAAAGCGTTTGGAAGAACTGAAAGTGGACTATGAGAAGACTATTGCCAAACCTGTTCAACCATAA
- the LOC108857208 gene encoding FHA domain-containing protein At4g14490 yields the protein MSPPPLKLAFVKGPREGETLEYKPGSTIRIGRVVRGNEIAIKDAGISTKHIRIVSDSENWIIHDLGSSNGTTLNSESLDADTPVTLRQGDEIKLGEYTSIVVSFETDVQEEEEPKLPPRPRRNTRRLPVADPDPVQEKPTRKGRSARQEEPEPPKRTTRATKEAEESVPVEKKGKSRARGGRKNAEDVLNSIKLEVEEDTPKGVEMSAMKRVTRSSRKIGNAKSEEDTSLEEMRIPSRATRSKRKEVGGDSYLDLDMVLSQARAKKKKVEQKSVVEEMEATNKSVEGDKEDERGVSEPSDKEDEAPKRVEIESRKSTLGEEDVEEDKENEKEDVTDTSDKDDQTSKKVEVESGKSSLGEEDLNCSVKEDGEEENLPDTSDGGCDEEEEESRNVEKVDLEKMTLGDWFKYMEVYLRKKIVDETEEMIEGMRAKSRRVHQYIAEQKGKEKDV from the coding sequence ATGTCTCCGCCACCGCTGAAGCTCGCGTTCGTCAAGGGCCCAAGAGAAGGCGAAACTCTCGAGTACAAACCCGGATCCACTATCCGGATCGGGCGGGTCGTTCGCGGCAACGAAATCGCCATCAAAGACGCCGGAATCTCCACCAAACACATCCGAATCGTCTCCGATTCGGAGAACTGGATAATCCACGACCTTGGATCTTCCAACGGCACCACACTCAACTCGGAATCTCTCGACGCAGACACTCCCGTTACTCTCCGCCAGGGAGACGAAATCAAGCTCGGTGAGTATACTTCCATTGTAGTGAGCTTCGAGACTGATGttcaggaggaggaggagcctaAGCTACCCCCGAGGCCGAGAAGGAATACAAGGCGCCTTCCTGTTGCGGATCCGGATCCGGTTCAGGAGAAACCAACGCGTAAGGGTAGATCTGCGAGGCAAGAGGAACCTGAACCGCCGAAGAGAACAACTAGGGCTACGAAGGAGGCGGAAGAATCTGTTCCAGTGGAGAAGAAGGGAAAGTCTAGGGCTCGTGGAGGTAGGAAGAACGCTGAGGATGTTTTGAATTCAATCAAATTGGAAGTTGAGGAGGATACACCAAAGGGAGTGGAGATGTCAGCGATGAAGAGAGTGACAAGGAGCAGCAGAAAGATTGGGAATGCAAAAAGTGAGGAGGATACTAGTTTAGAGGAGATGAGAATACCTTCAAGGGCTACGAGGAGCAAGAGGAAAGAGGTTGGTGGAGATTCTTATCTGGACTTGGATATGGTCTTGAGCCAAGCCCGtgctaagaagaagaaagtggaGCAGAAGAGCGTTGTTGAAGAGATGGAAGCTACAAATAAGAGTGTTGAAGGAGATAAGGAAGATGAAAGAGGTGTTAGTGAACCTAGTGATAAAGAAGATGAGGCACCTAAGAGGGTCGAGATTGAGTCAAGAAAGAGCACATTAGGAGAAGAGGATGTTGAAGAAGATAAGGAAAATGAGAAGGAGGATGTTACTGACACGAGTGATAAAGATGATCAGACGTCCAAGAAGGTTGAGGTTGAGTCAGGGAAGAGCTCATTAGGAGAAGAGGATCTGAACTGTAGTGTTAAAGAAGATGGAGAGGAAGAGAACTTACCAGATACATCAGATGGTGGgtgtgatgaagaagaagaagaatccagGAATGTAGAGAAGGTAGATTTAGAGAAGATGACACTAGGAGACTGGTTTAAATACATGGAGGTATACCTGCGGAAAAAGATAGTGGATGAGACAGAGGAGATGATAGAGGGAATGAGAGCTAAATCTCGAAGAGTTCACCAGTATATTGCAGAGCAGAAGGGAAAAGAAAAGGATGTGTGA